The genomic stretch CGATCGCAAATGTTTCCTCGTGAGAAAGTGCCGTTACCTGGGTGTAACCCAACTGCCGCGCTACTTTAGCCGCATTCGGAGAACCGACAACCGGAATTGTGCGATCGAGCTGCTTGAGCGTCTCTGGGTGTGCGTGATCTTCCAAACCCTGAGATAGCAAAATCAGGTCAATCTTCTCTGGAATTGGCCTTTGCGTCTGTTTCAACCCTTTGAACAGCCAGTCGATCTTACCGAAAACCAACGAACCAACTAGCCAAGGGTCGAGGAGAATTCGTTTCCCACCGATTTCAATTAACCAGGAATTGCTGTCAAACCAGGTCAGGTACATAGCACTCATGAAAATGTCTTTTGTGTTTATTTTATGCTATTATTACGAAATATTAACATCGATCAGTCATGAATTGTGCCGTCAGGCATAATTGTCCCGGCGAGGTTAGCTCCCACCAGTTTTACTAAAATGCGATCGCCCGATCCAATGTTCGCTCCCCTCAAGTCGGCTCCCCTCAAGTCGGCTCCACTCAGGTCGGCTCCAATTAAATTGGCTTCCCGCAAATTCGCTTCCCGGAGATTTGCCTGCAATAAGTTAGCTCTAAACAAATTCGCTTTGTATAAGTTAGCTCCCATCAAATTAACTCTGTGCAGGAAAGCATCTTTGAGATTTGCATCAGTTAAGTTGGCGTAACTTAAGTTTCTGCCGGAGAAATCTTTCTCGCTTAAGTTGGCTCGACTCAAATCTTTGCCGCTCAAGTCGGAATTTTCTTTTTGCGTTTGATGGCGATAATCCGAACTCGGTTTTTCGGTTTGATGGTGATAATCGGAACTTTGCTTTTGGGTGGGATGGTGATGAGCGGAATTGTGTTTTTGGGTGGGATGGTGATGAGCGGAATTGTGTTTTTGGGTGGGATGGTGATAATAAGATGTTGTCGGCTTTTGTTTGGGTGCAGTTGCACGCTCTGGCGGTAACGATCGCAGACGATCGCGAGCTTCATTGATTTCTTTGAGCTTTTGTTGCGCTTTTTCTTGAAGTCGGGTATTATCTTTAGGAATGCGGTCTGGATGCCAAATAAATGCCAGATCTTTGTAAGCCTGATTAACTTCTTCAGGTGTTGCGCCCGGTTCGATTCCTAGAATTCTGTAATATTTATCTAAGTCGCTCATAAAATTTATTAGGTGTCATCAGCCATTAGTAATAGATTAAATACTAGCAATAACTTCACTTTCTGACCGCTCGGCGTATAACATTTATTTTAATATGCTACTTCAGCG from Aerosakkonema funiforme FACHB-1375 encodes the following:
- a CDS encoding pentapeptide repeat-containing protein, with amino-acid sequence MSDLDKYYRILGIEPGATPEEVNQAYKDLAFIWHPDRIPKDNTRLQEKAQQKLKEINEARDRLRSLPPERATAPKQKPTTSYYHHPTQKHNSAHHHPTQKHNSAHHHPTQKQSSDYHHQTEKPSSDYRHQTQKENSDLSGKDLSRANLSEKDFSGRNLSYANLTDANLKDAFLHRVNLMGANLYKANLFRANLLQANLREANLREANLIGADLSGADLRGADLRGANIGSGDRILVKLVGANLAGTIMPDGTIHD